Proteins encoded by one window of Kribbella italica:
- a CDS encoding magnesium chelatase subunit D family protein, whose product MRPAPTPTGFPFTAVVGMDDLQLALILAAISPAIGGVLIRGEKGTAKSTAVRALTEILPAVDVVPDCRFSCDPASPDPLCPDGPHTPALSPGVPAADLSLGGTERAHLPSAGPTPLGHLPGSTSGSPAPTSVSRPARLVELPVGATEDRVLGSMHLEKALAEGVTAYEPGLLAAAHRGLLYVDEVNLLHDHLVDVLLDAAAMGRATVERDGVSVTHPARFVLVGTMNPEEGELRPQLLDRFGLTVDVVASRDPAVRVEVMRARLSYEADPASFVTRYDGAQRELAERIVKAQSLLTDVILTDSALRQIAEICAAFDVDGMRADLVTARTAVAHAAWSGRTVVEVEDVRAAAKLALPHRTRRNPFDAPGLDEDRLDQVINESTPPEDPDDDPDGGPDGGSDDGPDSGPDGGRDSQPSAADDSSGPEDSSAPDDPAQRPDELDGADQVPPAGKPSDPDNPGSPESALSGGAPTGDVAASSTPYKARLLSVQSAGTGVAGRRSRAITEVGRVVGDRARVGRESGRPHLLATLRAAAPHQHARGRSGPGLAVRASDVRLGVREGREGNLVMFCVDASGSMGTKRRMGEVKTAIVSLLLDAYQRRDKVGLVTFARAEATVALPPTGSVETAVRRLESLPTGGRTPLAEGLLQTAEVLRIAAIRDPRRRPLLVLVTDGRATHGESAFARAQQAAGWIAHQGIPTVVVDCEPRRGVRLGLAAELATTLRAEYLDLGEVAAGNLIRAVTDRSAA is encoded by the coding sequence ATGCGGCCTGCTCCGACCCCGACCGGCTTTCCGTTCACCGCGGTGGTGGGGATGGACGACCTCCAGCTCGCCCTGATCCTGGCGGCGATCTCCCCGGCCATCGGCGGCGTGCTGATCCGCGGCGAGAAGGGCACCGCCAAGTCCACCGCGGTCCGAGCCCTCACCGAGATCCTCCCCGCCGTCGACGTGGTCCCCGACTGCCGCTTCTCCTGCGACCCGGCGAGCCCGGACCCGCTGTGCCCTGATGGGCCGCACACTCCGGCGCTCTCCCCGGGAGTCCCCGCCGCCGATCTCTCTCTCGGGGGAACGGAGCGGGCTCACCTCCCGTCGGCCGGTCCGACGCCCCTGGGGCACCTCCCCGGATCCACCTCGGGTTCCCCGGCGCCGACCTCCGTCTCCCGCCCGGCTCGGCTCGTCGAGCTGCCCGTGGGCGCTACCGAGGATCGTGTGCTCGGCTCGATGCATCTCGAGAAGGCTTTGGCCGAGGGCGTCACGGCGTACGAGCCGGGCCTGCTGGCGGCCGCTCACCGCGGACTCCTGTACGTCGACGAGGTCAACCTGCTGCACGACCACCTGGTCGACGTACTGCTCGATGCCGCGGCGATGGGCCGCGCGACCGTCGAACGCGACGGCGTCTCGGTGACGCACCCGGCGCGCTTCGTCCTGGTCGGCACGATGAACCCGGAGGAAGGCGAGCTCCGCCCGCAGCTGCTCGACCGCTTCGGCCTGACGGTCGACGTCGTCGCCAGCCGCGACCCCGCCGTCCGGGTCGAGGTGATGCGGGCGCGGCTCTCGTACGAGGCCGATCCGGCGTCCTTCGTCACCCGGTACGACGGCGCGCAGCGCGAGCTCGCCGAGCGGATCGTCAAGGCGCAGAGCCTGCTCACCGACGTGATCCTCACCGACTCGGCGCTGCGGCAGATCGCAGAGATCTGCGCCGCGTTCGACGTGGACGGGATGCGCGCCGACCTGGTCACGGCCCGTACTGCGGTCGCGCACGCGGCGTGGTCCGGGCGGACCGTGGTCGAGGTGGAGGACGTGCGCGCGGCGGCGAAGCTCGCGTTGCCGCACCGGACGCGGCGGAATCCGTTCGACGCGCCGGGGCTGGACGAGGACCGGCTTGATCAGGTGATCAACGAGAGCACGCCGCCGGAGGATCCGGATGATGATCCTGATGGTGGGCCTGACGGCGGATCCGACGACGGACCGGACAGCGGCCCTGACGGCGGCCGGGACTCCCAGCCGTCGGCTGCGGACGACTCGTCCGGCCCGGAGGACTCCTCGGCCCCGGACGACCCGGCGCAACGGCCCGACGAGCTCGATGGTGCCGACCAGGTCCCGCCGGCCGGCAAGCCCAGCGACCCGGACAACCCGGGATCGCCGGAGAGCGCGCTCTCCGGCGGTGCTCCCACCGGTGACGTCGCGGCCAGCTCCACGCCGTACAAGGCTCGCCTGCTCAGCGTCCAGTCAGCCGGCACGGGCGTCGCCGGCCGCCGGTCCCGCGCGATCACCGAGGTTGGCCGGGTCGTCGGCGACCGCGCGCGCGTCGGTCGCGAGTCCGGTCGCCCACACCTCCTCGCCACGCTGCGCGCCGCGGCCCCGCACCAGCACGCGCGCGGTCGATCGGGGCCGGGCCTCGCGGTCCGCGCCTCCGACGTACGGCTCGGGGTGCGCGAGGGCCGCGAGGGAAACCTGGTGATGTTCTGCGTCGACGCGTCGGGCTCGATGGGCACCAAGCGGCGGATGGGCGAGGTCAAGACCGCGATCGTCTCGCTGCTGCTGGACGCGTACCAGCGCCGCGACAAGGTCGGCCTGGTCACGTTCGCTCGCGCGGAGGCGACCGTCGCGCTCCCACCGACCGGCAGCGTCGAGACCGCCGTCCGCCGGCTGGAGTCGCTGCCCACCGGCGGCCGTACGCCGTTGGCCGAGGGGCTGCTGCAGACCGCCGAGGTGCTCAGGATCGCCGCGATCCGCGATCCGCGCCGGCGGCCGCTGCTCGTGCTGGTCACCGACGGGCGCGCGACCCACGGAGAGAGCGCGTTCGCGCGGGCTCAGCAGGCGGCCGGGTGGATCGCCCACCAGGGCATCCCGACGGTCGTCGTCGACTGCGAACCGCGTCGCGGCGTCCGCCTCGGCCTGGCCGCGGAGCTGGCGACGACGCTGCGCGCCGAGTACCTCGATCTGGGAGAAGTAGCTGCGGGCAACTTGATTCGCGCGGTCACCGATCGGAGCGCCGCATGA
- the surE gene encoding 5'/3'-nucleotidase SurE: MARVLITNDDGYRARGIRALGAALAAAGHEVLAVAPLDDQSGVGSARAGMVDRPVRTASETVGGVTYIGVDGTPALAVTLALVGAFGEVPEVVVSGINHGHNIGVPILHSGTVAAALTAAGQGLSAIAISIDSEDPKHLDTAGEVAAKALDWLMPEPVGTVITVNVPDRPVDELEGVRRARLAPIERSRITGSQAPTGEPMITLSAPAAGAGADTDEALLAAGYVTVTPIVGIREVDSSGAADYLAQQFG; this comes from the coding sequence ATGGCTCGTGTGCTGATCACCAACGACGACGGTTACCGGGCGCGGGGGATTCGGGCCCTCGGGGCGGCGCTTGCCGCGGCCGGCCACGAGGTGCTGGCGGTGGCGCCGCTGGATGATCAGAGCGGCGTCGGGTCGGCGCGCGCGGGGATGGTCGACCGGCCGGTCCGGACTGCTTCGGAGACTGTCGGCGGCGTGACCTACATCGGCGTCGATGGGACGCCCGCGCTGGCGGTGACGCTCGCGCTGGTGGGGGCGTTCGGCGAGGTGCCGGAGGTGGTGGTGTCGGGGATCAACCACGGGCACAACATCGGCGTACCGATTCTGCACTCGGGCACTGTTGCGGCCGCGCTGACGGCTGCTGGGCAAGGGCTGTCGGCGATCGCGATCAGCATCGACTCCGAGGATCCGAAGCATCTCGACACGGCGGGCGAGGTCGCCGCGAAGGCGCTCGACTGGCTGATGCCGGAGCCTGTGGGGACGGTCATCACCGTCAATGTGCCTGACCGTCCGGTCGACGAGTTGGAGGGCGTACGGCGGGCGCGGCTGGCGCCGATCGAGCGCTCTCGGATCACTGGCTCACAAGCACCTACCGGCGAGCCGATGATCACCCTTTCCGCGCCGGCAGCCGGCGCGGGAGCCGACACGGACGAGGCGCTGCTCGCTGCGGGCTACGTGACGGTCACGCCGATCGTCGGGATTCGCGAAGTCGACTCGTCCGGGGCCGCTGACTACCTGGCTCAGCAGTTCGGCTGA
- a CDS encoding ABC transporter ATP-binding protein → MAVAGIDLEVPAGSIFGFLGPNGSGKTTTIRMLLGLIAPTSGTVELLGQPMPKAQLAVLPRVGALVEGPAFYPFWTGQANLLRFDAADRTADPRTRKQRAGEALERVGLSNAAKKKVRAYSLGMRQRLAIAVALMQRRELLVLDEPTNGLDPQGTREVRSLIRELADDGTTIFTSTHLLAEVEQLCTHAAVMSRGQLLRQSTMAELRSELRPRLVVRTPDLDQAEQTLVALGVRDLRRPNVHPADDRDGVPAVEGDPGDLPIDKLAAALVAADVRLHGFGLERPSLEESFVALTGEGFDVAE, encoded by the coding sequence GTGGCGGTCGCGGGGATCGATCTGGAGGTCCCCGCGGGAAGCATCTTCGGATTCCTGGGCCCCAACGGGTCGGGCAAGACGACGACGATCCGCATGCTGCTGGGCTTGATCGCGCCGACCTCGGGGACGGTGGAGCTGCTGGGGCAGCCGATGCCGAAGGCCCAGCTGGCAGTGTTGCCGCGGGTCGGTGCGCTGGTGGAGGGCCCGGCGTTCTACCCGTTCTGGACCGGGCAAGCGAACCTGCTGCGCTTCGACGCCGCCGACCGCACCGCCGACCCACGGACTCGGAAACAGCGAGCGGGCGAAGCGCTGGAACGCGTCGGCCTCTCGAACGCCGCGAAGAAGAAGGTCCGCGCGTACTCACTCGGCATGCGCCAGCGACTGGCGATCGCGGTCGCCCTGATGCAGCGACGAGAACTGCTGGTCCTGGACGAACCGACCAACGGCCTCGACCCGCAAGGGACCCGGGAAGTCCGCTCACTGATCCGCGAACTGGCAGACGACGGTACGACGATCTTCACGTCAACCCACCTCCTGGCCGAGGTCGAGCAGCTGTGCACCCACGCGGCGGTCATGAGCCGCGGCCAGCTGCTCCGCCAATCGACCATGGCCGAGCTGCGCTCCGAGCTCCGACCACGCCTGGTGGTCCGAACACCGGACCTCGACCAGGCCGAGCAAACCCTCGTCGCCCTCGGCGTCCGCGACCTCCGCCGCCCGAACGTCCACCCGGCCGACGACCGAGACGGCGTCCCGGCGGTCGAGGGTGACCCCGGCGACCTGCCGATCGACAAACTTGCCGCCGCCCTGGTCGCGGCCGACGTACGGCTGCACGGTTTCGGCCTCGAACGCCCCAGCCTCGAGGAATCCTTCGTGGCACTGACCGGGGAGGGCTTCGATGTCGCCGAGTGA
- a CDS encoding CPCC family cysteine-rich protein: MSERFPCVCCGHLTMDDPPGGYAICPVCFWEDDQVQLRTPDTMLGANQVPLVQAQQNYLAYGACDRDALEHVRPPREDEPLERGWRPIDLGHDVFESPGDSTPGFIADGTILYWWRPTYWKADKV; the protein is encoded by the coding sequence ATGAGTGAGCGCTTTCCGTGTGTCTGCTGCGGGCATCTGACGATGGACGACCCGCCGGGTGGCTACGCGATCTGCCCGGTCTGCTTCTGGGAGGACGACCAGGTGCAGCTGCGGACGCCGGACACGATGCTCGGCGCCAACCAGGTACCGCTCGTGCAGGCGCAGCAGAACTACCTCGCGTACGGCGCGTGCGACCGGGACGCGCTCGAGCACGTCCGGCCGCCGCGGGAGGACGAGCCGCTGGAGCGTGGCTGGCGGCCGATCGATCTTGGGCACGACGTGTTCGAGAGCCCGGGCGACAGTACGCCGGGGTTCATCGCCGACGGCACGATCCTGTACTGGTGGCGCCCCACGTACTGGAAGGCGGACAAGGTCTAG
- the bluB gene encoding 5,6-dimethylbenzimidazole synthase — translation MTLVLGIGLRAGTSYRELRDLVDRALTGVVGVVGTVATVEGREDEPGLQRLVASLGAQLLVASAVDLAGQQVPSPSEQVGELAGTASVAEAAVVLAGAELVVPKVKSAGATVAVGLLGPAAPGYSCADRDVVHRVIAERRDVRRGFLDKPVDDELLTRVLEAAHRAPSVGLSQPWDFLLIKDVATRRKIHDLAAAQRDAFAASLPADRRSAFDGLKIEAILDTPLNIAVTCDPARGGRHVLGRHADPRTVWFSAAIAVQNLWLAARAEGLGVGWVSFFDPAEVGAVLGLPAHVELLGYLCVGHVSEFAAAPELVRSGWAARRPLAWAVHQEQWGYRGLPGSSVSTTAALQDAAASSGRVGGGSQVLRLVVLDGGDVAEHLGAADVLVVQVGAEQPAADFGVLWRPARTADEAVELGVEVARDLVLQGVGELLVSSIGDSLVAERLTEGIRWGGLACGAVVKRVDEPAAVTDSPA, via the coding sequence GTGACGCTCGTCCTGGGCATCGGTCTGCGCGCCGGTACGTCGTACCGGGAGCTGCGGGACCTGGTGGATCGTGCGCTGACCGGTGTGGTGGGTGTGGTCGGGACAGTCGCGACTGTCGAGGGACGGGAGGACGAGCCGGGGCTGCAGCGGCTGGTGGCCTCGTTGGGGGCGCAGTTGCTTGTCGCCTCGGCGGTGGACCTTGCTGGGCAGCAGGTGCCTTCGCCGAGTGAGCAGGTGGGGGAGCTGGCCGGTACGGCGAGTGTGGCGGAGGCTGCGGTCGTGCTGGCTGGAGCGGAGCTCGTCGTACCGAAGGTGAAGTCGGCTGGGGCGACTGTGGCGGTTGGACTGCTCGGGCCGGCTGCACCGGGCTACTCGTGTGCGGATCGTGACGTGGTGCATCGGGTGATCGCGGAGCGGCGCGACGTACGGCGTGGGTTCCTGGACAAGCCTGTCGACGACGAGCTGCTGACCAGGGTGCTGGAGGCGGCGCACCGGGCGCCCAGCGTCGGGCTGAGCCAGCCGTGGGACTTCCTGCTGATCAAGGACGTCGCGACGCGGCGGAAGATCCATGACCTCGCCGCTGCCCAGCGGGACGCCTTTGCTGCGTCGCTGCCGGCGGACCGGCGGTCCGCGTTCGACGGGCTGAAGATCGAGGCGATCCTGGACACGCCGCTGAACATCGCGGTCACCTGTGACCCCGCACGGGGTGGTCGGCATGTGCTGGGTCGGCACGCGGACCCGCGGACCGTCTGGTTCTCGGCTGCTATTGCTGTGCAGAACCTGTGGCTGGCTGCGCGGGCTGAGGGGCTGGGGGTTGGCTGGGTGTCGTTCTTCGACCCGGCTGAGGTCGGGGCGGTGCTGGGGCTGCCTGCTCATGTGGAGTTGCTGGGGTACCTGTGCGTCGGGCATGTCTCGGAGTTTGCGGCTGCGCCTGAGCTGGTGCGTTCGGGGTGGGCTGCGCGGCGTCCGCTGGCGTGGGCGGTGCACCAGGAGCAGTGGGGGTATCGGGGGCTGCCGGGTTCTTCGGTGAGCACCACGGCTGCGCTGCAGGATGCTGCTGCTTCGTCCGGGCGGGTTGGTGGCGGCTCGCAGGTGCTGCGCCTAGTGGTGCTGGATGGCGGCGACGTTGCTGAGCACCTGGGGGCGGCGGACGTTCTCGTCGTACAGGTGGGAGCTGAGCAGCCTGCTGCGGACTTCGGCGTGCTGTGGCGCCCGGCACGGACTGCTGACGAGGCTGTCGAACTCGGTGTCGAGGTGGCGCGCGACCTGGTACTGCAGGGGGTCGGGGAGCTGCTGGTGTCGTCCATTGGTGACTCTTTGGTGGCCGAAAGGCTGACCGAGGGCATCCGATGGGGTGGACTTGCCTGCGGCGCGGTCGTCAAACGTGTGGATGAGCCCGCGGCGGTGACAGACTCACCCGCATGA
- a CDS encoding cobyrinate a,c-diamide synthase gives MVIPRIVVAAPASGAGKTTVAVGLMAALRRAGHTVAGFKVGPDYIDPGFHAVATGRPGRNLDAMLSGEERVAPLFAHGAAGADLAVVEGVMGLYDGALGTEGFSSTAHVAKLLRAPVVLVVDASAAGRSVGAVVQGFVAYDTGVRIVGVILNKVGTDRHEAEARAGVAPTGVPVLGVLRRDTRLTVPSRHLGLVPADEQRAQAVAAVDAAAELVRAGVDLEAFVAAARGAASLETVAWDPAAEVTPAEEGRPVVAVAGGPVFSFRYTETAELLTAAGADVATFDPLQDSLPEGTAALYLGGGFPEMHAEALSSNEALRAQVASAVVGGMPVIAECAGLLYLCRSLDGHAMTGVLPATARMTGKLTLGYRTAIAASTTAFFDEGRRVRGHEFHRTAVTLDADADPAWYLPDGVEGVTRPSVHASYLHLHWTATPDVPARLVAAARVHVGLEK, from the coding sequence GTGGTGATTCCGCGGATCGTCGTCGCCGCACCCGCGTCGGGTGCCGGCAAGACGACGGTGGCCGTCGGCCTGATGGCGGCGCTGCGCCGGGCCGGGCACACGGTGGCCGGCTTCAAGGTCGGCCCGGACTACATCGACCCCGGTTTCCACGCCGTCGCCACCGGCCGCCCGGGCCGCAACCTGGACGCGATGCTGTCCGGCGAGGAACGGGTCGCGCCGCTGTTCGCGCACGGCGCGGCCGGCGCCGACCTTGCCGTCGTCGAGGGCGTGATGGGCCTGTACGACGGCGCGCTCGGCACCGAGGGGTTCTCGTCGACCGCGCACGTCGCGAAGTTGCTGCGGGCACCGGTCGTGCTGGTCGTCGACGCGTCCGCGGCCGGGCGCAGCGTCGGCGCGGTGGTGCAGGGATTCGTTGCCTACGACACCGGCGTACGGATCGTCGGCGTGATCCTGAACAAGGTCGGCACCGACCGGCACGAGGCCGAGGCCCGCGCGGGCGTCGCGCCTACCGGCGTACCGGTGCTGGGGGTGCTGCGTCGGGACACCCGGCTGACGGTGCCGAGCCGGCACCTGGGGCTGGTGCCCGCCGACGAGCAGCGGGCGCAGGCGGTGGCTGCCGTGGATGCAGCGGCTGAGCTGGTCCGGGCTGGTGTGGATCTGGAGGCCTTTGTCGCGGCTGCTCGAGGTGCTGCCTCGCTGGAGACAGTGGCGTGGGATCCGGCGGCCGAGGTGACTCCGGCGGAGGAGGGGCGACCGGTGGTTGCTGTGGCTGGGGGACCGGTGTTTTCCTTCCGCTACACCGAGACGGCTGAGCTGCTGACTGCGGCCGGTGCTGATGTAGCGACCTTCGACCCGCTGCAGGACTCACTGCCGGAGGGGACCGCCGCGCTGTACCTGGGCGGTGGCTTCCCGGAGATGCATGCGGAGGCGCTGTCGAGCAACGAGGCCTTGCGTGCTCAGGTGGCGTCGGCTGTGGTCGGTGGGATGCCGGTAATCGCCGAGTGCGCCGGACTGCTCTACCTGTGCCGCTCGTTGGACGGGCACGCCATGACCGGCGTACTGCCCGCTACGGCTCGGATGACCGGCAAGCTGACGCTGGGCTACCGCACGGCGATCGCTGCGAGTACGACGGCCTTCTTCGACGAAGGGCGACGCGTCCGGGGGCACGAGTTCCACCGGACCGCGGTGACGCTGGATGCGGACGCTGATCCGGCCTGGTACCTGCCTGACGGCGTGGAGGGGGTCACACGGCCGTCCGTGCACGCGTCGTACCTGCACCTGCACTGGACGGCGACTCCGGACGTGCCCGCTCGGCTGGTCGCCGCCGCACGGGTACACGTGGGGCTGGAGAAGTGA
- a CDS encoding ABC transporter permease, translated as MSPSDVQVVGQRGAVTTAPSSTSRTSDEQPQRPGAGRHTLALFGTELHLVFGRARTWVLLAVLGVVPMLVGVAIRLSGSSGDAEGFIGQVAGNGFFLIVASLALSLPFFLPTAVTVISGESLAGESSLGTLRNLLTAPAGRSRLLAAKMVALAIFCLAATLTVWLGGLIAGFILFPVGDVVLLSGSTVSLADGLLRALGIAVLIAASLLGLAGIGLFVSSLTSTPLAAMAATFGAFIVFGILGAIPQIDEIHPWLLMYGWTSFADLLRDPPYWDAIIRNLLMQSAYLAVFYAAAWARLTSRDVNG; from the coding sequence ATGTCGCCGAGTGACGTCCAGGTTGTTGGCCAGAGAGGTGCTGTCACCACTGCCCCCAGCAGCACGAGCCGCACGTCGGACGAGCAGCCCCAGCGCCCTGGAGCCGGCCGGCACACGTTGGCGCTCTTCGGCACCGAGCTGCACCTGGTGTTCGGCCGGGCGCGGACGTGGGTTCTGCTCGCCGTACTCGGCGTCGTACCGATGCTGGTCGGTGTCGCGATCCGTTTGTCAGGATCGTCCGGCGACGCCGAGGGATTCATCGGTCAGGTCGCAGGCAACGGCTTCTTCCTGATCGTGGCGAGCCTGGCCTTGTCGCTGCCATTCTTCCTACCGACCGCCGTGACGGTCATCTCAGGAGAGTCACTCGCCGGAGAGTCGAGCCTCGGCACCCTGCGAAACCTGCTGACCGCACCCGCCGGCCGTTCACGCCTCCTGGCCGCAAAGATGGTCGCCCTCGCGATCTTCTGCCTCGCCGCGACCTTGACCGTATGGCTCGGCGGCCTGATCGCCGGCTTCATCCTGTTCCCAGTCGGCGACGTCGTACTGCTCTCCGGCTCGACCGTGTCCCTCGCAGACGGCTTGCTACGAGCGCTCGGCATCGCGGTCCTGATCGCAGCCTCCCTCCTCGGCCTAGCAGGAATCGGCCTGTTCGTCAGCTCCCTGACCTCCACCCCACTCGCCGCAATGGCCGCAACCTTCGGCGCGTTCATCGTCTTCGGCATCCTCGGAGCAATCCCCCAGATCGACGAGATCCACCCCTGGCTCCTGATGTACGGCTGGACCTCGTTCGCCGACCTCCTCCGCGACCCGCCGTACTGGGACGCCATCATCCGCAACCTCCTCATGCAATCCGCCTACCTCGCCGTCTTCTACGCCGCCGCCTGGGCCCGCCTAACCAGCCGAGACGTCAACGGCTAA
- a CDS encoding putative RNA methyltransferase, with translation MAVLRCSVCGGGLELRDRTARCGLGHAFDVAKQGYLNLLPSASTGIEGDSAEMVDARAEFLSRGWYAPIREALVDSLPKVGWASGDAGPKDAAQASTDSRVRQPLAVEVGAGTAYYLAGVVDAGWRGIAVDVSRYAARRAAKVDPGIGSVVADAWRGLPVRDGVADVVLDVFAPRNAGEMARVLAPGGTLLVVTPNQQHLGELIDVLGMVSVDGEKERRLVESLAGFERVEQRVVETTMRLDHEAIEQLVGMTPSARHVDREARAERIGVLADPMAVTLSVTVSAWRTV, from the coding sequence GTGGCTGTTCTGCGGTGTTCGGTTTGTGGTGGTGGGCTGGAGTTGAGGGATCGTACGGCGCGGTGCGGGCTGGGGCATGCCTTCGACGTGGCCAAGCAGGGGTATCTCAATCTGTTGCCCTCGGCATCGACTGGGATCGAGGGGGACAGTGCGGAGATGGTTGACGCGCGGGCGGAGTTTCTGAGCCGGGGGTGGTATGCGCCGATTCGTGAGGCACTGGTGGACAGTCTGCCGAAGGTTGGCTGGGCTTCGGGGGACGCCGGTCCGAAGGATGCGGCGCAGGCGTCGACCGACAGCCGGGTGCGGCAACCGCTCGCGGTGGAGGTCGGGGCCGGTACGGCGTACTACCTGGCGGGGGTGGTCGACGCGGGCTGGCGGGGGATCGCGGTTGATGTCTCGCGGTACGCGGCTCGGCGGGCGGCGAAGGTTGATCCGGGCATCGGGTCCGTGGTCGCGGATGCCTGGCGAGGGTTGCCGGTGCGGGACGGGGTGGCCGATGTGGTGCTGGATGTGTTCGCGCCGCGGAATGCCGGTGAGATGGCTCGGGTGCTGGCGCCGGGTGGGACGTTGCTGGTGGTGACGCCCAATCAGCAGCATCTGGGGGAGTTGATCGACGTGCTCGGGATGGTGAGCGTCGACGGGGAGAAGGAGCGGCGGCTGGTCGAGTCGCTGGCTGGGTTCGAGCGGGTCGAGCAGCGGGTCGTGGAGACGACGATGCGGCTCGATCATGAGGCGATCGAGCAACTGGTGGGGATGACGCCCAGCGCGCGGCACGTGGATCGGGAGGCGCGGGCGGAGCGGATCGGCGTACTGGCTGATCCGATGGCGGTGACCTTGTCGGTCACGGTGTCGGCCTGGCGGACTGTCTGA
- a CDS encoding LolA family protein, with translation MAATRRGRRWLVPVTAVAVVAGVGALGPVVADASPDLPGITAQDLLAKVQTAKVDGLSGTVRSATDLGLPALPGVDGANQLPDLLTGEHTARVAFAGPDKARVSVLDDMAERVWTTDGKSAWAYDSAEREAVKLTLPARPAKPEVAPEKEAYDPQAVAKKFLAAIDPSTAVDVTGTESVAGRDAYKLRLVPKTDKTTVGSVTLAIDAKTWVPLEVTVLPRTGKNPTVQVGFESVSFDVPAASTFAFTPPAGVKVTEKKLPAITPKKHETPKALPKKPAADDRPTVIGQGWETIAVVRGVKLPADNGPLNQLLANARTVEGSWGSGKILTSKMVSALITDDGRVLVGLVTADTLAAAAPLAPR, from the coding sequence ATGGCAGCAACGAGGCGCGGTCGACGGTGGTTGGTTCCGGTCACGGCAGTCGCGGTGGTCGCGGGCGTGGGTGCGCTCGGGCCCGTGGTCGCGGACGCGTCTCCAGATCTCCCAGGGATCACGGCACAGGACCTGCTCGCCAAGGTGCAGACCGCCAAGGTCGACGGCCTGAGCGGCACGGTCCGTTCGGCGACCGATCTCGGCCTGCCCGCGCTGCCGGGCGTCGACGGCGCGAACCAGCTGCCGGATCTCCTGACCGGTGAGCACACGGCACGGGTCGCTTTCGCCGGCCCGGACAAGGCCCGGGTGTCCGTCCTGGACGACATGGCGGAGCGGGTCTGGACGACCGACGGTAAGTCCGCCTGGGCGTACGACTCCGCCGAGCGCGAGGCCGTGAAGCTGACGCTGCCGGCACGTCCCGCGAAGCCCGAGGTCGCGCCCGAGAAGGAGGCGTACGACCCGCAGGCGGTGGCGAAGAAGTTCCTGGCCGCGATCGACCCGAGTACGGCGGTCGACGTGACCGGCACGGAGTCGGTGGCCGGCCGCGACGCGTACAAGCTGCGCCTGGTGCCGAAGACGGACAAGACGACCGTCGGCTCGGTGACGCTGGCGATCGACGCGAAGACCTGGGTGCCGCTCGAGGTGACCGTGCTGCCGCGGACCGGGAAGAACCCGACGGTCCAGGTGGGCTTCGAATCGGTGTCGTTCGACGTACCGGCGGCCAGTACCTTCGCCTTCACCCCGCCGGCCGGCGTCAAGGTGACCGAGAAGAAGCTGCCCGCGATCACACCGAAGAAGCACGAGACCCCGAAGGCATTGCCGAAGAAGCCCGCGGCGGACGACCGCCCCACGGTCATCGGTCAGGGCTGGGAGACCATCGCGGTCGTCCGAGGCGTCAAGCTCCCCGCCGACAACGGCCCGCTGAACCAGCTGCTGGCCAACGCCCGCACGGTCGAGGGCTCCTGGGGCTCCGGCAAGATCCTCACCAGCAAGATGGTGAGCGCACTGATCACCGACGACGGCCGAGTCCTCGTCGGCCTGGTCACCGCCGACACCCTCGCCGCAGCCGCCCCGCTGGCCCCTCGCTGA
- the cobO gene encoding cob(I)yrinic acid a,c-diamide adenosyltransferase has protein sequence MPQGQPSVVPKDGLTTRQRRNRPLLMVHTGEMKGKSTAAFGMALRGWNQGWNLGVFQFVKSAKWKVGEESAFRALGKLHEATGEGGPVEWHKMGEGWSWSRKAGTDEDHAADALEGWREIQRRIAAQTHDLYVLDEFTYPMKWGWIDVDEVVDTLVNRPGHQYVVITGRNADQRLLDAADLVTEMTKVKHPMDAGQKGQKGIEW, from the coding sequence ATGCCGCAGGGACAGCCGAGCGTCGTACCGAAGGACGGCCTGACCACCCGGCAGCGCCGGAACCGGCCGCTGCTGATGGTGCACACCGGTGAGATGAAGGGGAAGTCGACCGCGGCGTTCGGGATGGCGCTACGGGGCTGGAACCAGGGCTGGAACCTCGGCGTCTTCCAGTTCGTCAAGAGCGCGAAGTGGAAGGTCGGCGAGGAGAGCGCGTTCCGCGCGCTCGGGAAGTTGCACGAGGCAACGGGTGAGGGCGGCCCGGTCGAGTGGCACAAGATGGGTGAGGGCTGGAGCTGGTCGCGCAAGGCCGGTACCGACGAGGACCACGCCGCCGACGCGCTCGAGGGCTGGCGCGAGATCCAGCGCCGGATCGCGGCGCAGACCCATGACCTCTACGTGCTCGACGAGTTCACGTACCCGATGAAGTGGGGCTGGATCGACGTCGACGAGGTGGTCGACACCCTCGTCAACCGCCCCGGCCACCAGTACGTCGTGATCACCGGCCGCAACGCCGACCAGCGGCTGCTCGACGCCGCCGACCTGGTCACCGAGATGACCAAGGTGAAGCACCCGATGGACGCGGGCCAGAAGGGCCAGAAGGGCATCGAGTGGTGA